A genomic region of Planococcus kocurii contains the following coding sequences:
- a CDS encoding YceD family protein gives MKIAIQQLQKHRKDGLPIDQMVHLDAVKLRNSDIREISPVHVTGHCTIGSQQLTCQLHLEGMLTLPCARTWEDVEFPINVDTVEVFDWSGKGQEDKLSDVHFVETEVINLQPLLEELVLLEIPIQVFKEDADQSVIKGGNDWSYSTDEEYEAEKEAAPPKPDPRLADLAKYFDQSDE, from the coding sequence ATGAAAATAGCGATTCAACAGCTTCAAAAGCATCGCAAAGACGGACTGCCAATTGACCAAATGGTTCATTTGGATGCAGTGAAATTACGGAATAGCGATATTCGGGAAATTTCACCTGTACATGTTACAGGACATTGCACAATTGGTTCGCAACAATTAACGTGCCAACTCCATCTCGAAGGTATGCTTACGCTACCTTGTGCTAGAACTTGGGAGGATGTTGAGTTTCCGATAAACGTTGATACGGTTGAAGTCTTTGATTGGTCTGGAAAAGGTCAAGAAGACAAGCTTAGTGATGTTCACTTTGTAGAAACTGAAGTTATAAACCTTCAGCCACTACTAGAGGAACTTGTTTTGCTGGAGATTCCGATTCAAGTGTTTAAGGAAGACGCTGATCAGTCTGTTATAAAAGGCGGAAATGATTGGTCGTATTCAACAGACGAAGAGTACGAAGCAGAGAAAGAAGCGGCACCACCAAAACCGGATCCAAGACTTGCTGATTTAGCAAAGTATTTTGATCAGTCAGATGAATAG
- the rpmF gene encoding 50S ribosomal protein L32, protein MAVPARRTSKTAKRKRRTHFKLSVPGMVICPSCGESKLAHHVCKACGSYKGKEVVASK, encoded by the coding sequence ATGGCTGTACCAGCTAGAAGAACGTCCAAAACCGCTAAAAGAAAGCGCCGTACACATTTTAAATTGTCAGTGCCGGGCATGGTAATTTGCCCAAGCTGTGGCGAAAGTAAATTGGCTCACCACGTCTGCAAAGCATGTGGATCATACAAAGGGAAAGAAGTAGTAGCAAGCAAATAA
- a CDS encoding enoyl-CoA hydratase/isomerase family protein: protein MSYTIDLTDGIMTFTIDRPHIRNAVNNEVTAGLEELVVKAQQASVQMVVITASGKQAFCSGGDLSVFHTLRTEEQSYRMLKRMSDVLYSIKTLPVPVVAVVNGTAVGGGCEIATACDYRLVWSHAKCGFIQGTLAITSGWGGGTYLLETLQHDQALKMLSEANVYTASELKECGWASVIVDDEQDVEVFFSQMKKIHPDVHRAYKEIAIRKWQKTDLAERVEQEVRRCAVLWERDAHHEAVDRFLNKTKK, encoded by the coding sequence GTGTCTTATACGATCGACCTGACAGATGGCATCATGACGTTTACCATTGATCGGCCCCATATACGCAATGCAGTGAACAATGAAGTGACAGCAGGACTTGAAGAATTAGTCGTTAAAGCGCAACAAGCAAGTGTCCAGATGGTCGTTATTACAGCTTCTGGTAAACAGGCTTTTTGTTCAGGTGGTGATTTGTCGGTGTTTCATACTTTGCGAACTGAAGAGCAATCCTATCGCATGTTAAAGCGGATGAGTGATGTGCTGTATTCAATCAAAACGTTGCCTGTGCCGGTAGTTGCGGTCGTTAATGGCACTGCTGTTGGGGGTGGCTGTGAAATTGCCACAGCATGCGATTATAGGCTTGTGTGGAGTCATGCGAAATGTGGCTTCATACAAGGCACGCTCGCTATTACGAGTGGTTGGGGTGGCGGAACTTATCTATTGGAAACCTTGCAGCACGATCAAGCATTAAAAATGCTCAGTGAAGCAAACGTATACACGGCTAGTGAACTGAAAGAATGTGGCTGGGCATCGGTGATTGTTGATGACGAGCAAGATGTTGAGGTATTTTTTAGTCAGATGAAAAAAATTCATCCGGACGTGCACCGGGCTTATAAAGAAATAGCCATTCGCAAATGGCAAAAAACAGATTTAGCTGAACGGGTCGAACAAGAGGTTAGAAGATGTGCTGTGTTGTGGGAACGAGATGCACATCACGAAGCAGTCGACCGCTTTCTCAATAAAACAAAAAAATGA
- a CDS encoding acetyl-CoA carboxylase biotin carboxylase subunit yields MKKILIANRAEIARRIIRTCNRLGIETVAIHSEADGDLPYVSEATEAVLIGPNPVVQSYLQIDKIIEEAKKRGVDAIHPGYGLLSENADFARKVARAGMIFIGPSSDIIEKMGDKIESRRTMIQAGVPVVPGTEEGVTTLEEALQQAVEIGYPLMLKASAGGGGIGMVRCENEQALTQQFDSVKNRAKAYFGDDVVYLEKFIADARHIEVQIFGDHHGNLVHLYERNCSVQRRNQKVIEESPSPNLPQDVRERLCAAALQAGKAVNYTNAGTVEFIVDSNNEFYFLEMNTRLQVEHPVTEEVTGLDLVEWQLTVADGGKLPSQDKIQTKGHAIEYRVYAEDPKTFFPSPGKLEKLQWGEGARIETGYEEGNQVTPFYDPMISKIIIHGSDRADALSKSQTFFNRVTINGVKTNIPLFKEFIGSEQFVSGNYATAVLPEWMEKTKEEHTL; encoded by the coding sequence ATGAAGAAAATCCTAATCGCGAACCGGGCAGAAATCGCACGTCGAATTATTCGGACATGCAATCGCCTTGGAATCGAGACAGTCGCTATTCACTCTGAAGCAGATGGGGATCTGCCTTACGTCAGTGAAGCGACTGAAGCTGTACTGATCGGTCCAAATCCGGTCGTACAGTCTTATTTACAAATCGACAAAATTATTGAAGAAGCTAAAAAACGTGGAGTTGATGCTATCCATCCGGGATATGGTCTGCTGTCGGAAAATGCCGATTTTGCACGCAAAGTGGCGCGAGCCGGAATGATTTTTATCGGCCCTTCAAGCGATATCATCGAAAAAATGGGTGATAAGATCGAATCTCGTAGAACGATGATTCAAGCAGGAGTACCGGTTGTTCCAGGAACTGAAGAAGGCGTGACGACGCTTGAAGAAGCTTTGCAACAAGCGGTGGAGATTGGTTATCCATTAATGTTAAAAGCAAGTGCAGGTGGTGGTGGTATTGGTATGGTTCGCTGTGAAAATGAGCAAGCGCTCACTCAACAATTCGACTCGGTAAAAAATCGCGCCAAAGCTTATTTTGGAGATGACGTTGTGTATCTGGAGAAGTTTATCGCGGATGCGCGTCACATCGAAGTACAAATTTTTGGGGATCATCACGGCAATCTCGTTCATTTATATGAACGAAATTGTTCAGTTCAGCGCCGCAACCAGAAAGTGATTGAAGAATCGCCTTCGCCCAATTTGCCGCAGGATGTTCGTGAACGGCTTTGCGCCGCTGCATTACAAGCAGGAAAAGCCGTGAATTATACGAATGCTGGAACCGTCGAATTTATCGTCGATTCTAATAATGAATTTTATTTTCTTGAAATGAACACGCGTCTTCAAGTAGAACATCCGGTTACTGAAGAAGTTACGGGGCTAGATTTAGTTGAGTGGCAACTGACTGTAGCTGACGGGGGCAAACTACCTTCTCAAGACAAGATCCAAACGAAGGGACACGCTATTGAGTACCGGGTTTACGCAGAAGATCCTAAAACTTTTTTCCCGTCTCCTGGAAAGCTTGAAAAACTCCAGTGGGGGGAAGGCGCACGAATTGAGACTGGCTATGAAGAAGGCAATCAAGTAACTCCTTTTTACGACCCGATGATTTCGAAAATCATCATTCACGGTAGTGATCGTGCAGATGCATTATCAAAATCACAAACTTTTTTTAATCGTGTTACAATTAATGGCGTAAAAACCAATATTCCTTTATTTAAGGAATTTATTGGATCAGAACAATTTGTCTCAGGCAATTATGCAACGGCAGTATTACCGGAATGGATGGAAAAAACAAAGGAGGAACACACATTATGA
- a CDS encoding biotin/lipoyl-containing protein, giving the protein MKELKASMAGTVLNILAAEGQAVTAGQAVLTIESMKMEIPVEAEVGGKVEKIHVEVGSFVNEGDVLMTVGE; this is encoded by the coding sequence ATGAAAGAACTAAAAGCGTCAATGGCAGGAACGGTATTAAACATATTAGCAGCTGAAGGACAGGCAGTAACAGCAGGGCAGGCGGTTTTAACAATCGAATCGATGAAAATGGAAATTCCAGTAGAAGCTGAAGTTGGCGGCAAAGTGGAGAAAATTCATGTGGAAGTCGGCAGCTTTGTTAATGAGGGCGACGTACTGATGACTGTCGGAGAATAA
- a CDS encoding acyl-CoA carboxylase subunit beta codes for MTKTTETTGYNERLEQKLSKIFAGGQQKYHDKMKESNKLFVRDRLKLLFDDENYAEDGRFANVEAADLPADGVVTAIGKVNGETVCVMANDSTVKAGSWGSRTVEKIIRIQETAEKMQVPMLYLVDSAGARITDQLDMFPNRRGAGKIFHNQVRMSGMVPQICLLFGPSAAGGAYIPAFCDIVIMVEGNASMYLGSPRMAEKVIGEKVSLEEMGGARMHCTVSGVGDVLVTTEEEAISEARRYLTNFPSNFAIKPEKIAAKAAKAGRSLEAIIPENQNAPFDMYELIDQVVDEGSFFDIKKLFAGELITGIARIDGQVVGILANQPKVKGGVLFGDSADKGAKFINLCDAFSIPLLFLADVPGFMIGTKVERAGIIRHGAKFIAAMSSATVPKISVIVRKAYGAGLYAMAGPAFEPDVCIALPTAQIAVMGPEAAVNAVYSNKIEAIEDPKERLKYVQEKHQEYKEEIDIYRLASEMIIDEIVAPYQLRSVLSQRLSFYETKDLPLPYRKHPIYPV; via the coding sequence ATGACAAAAACGACTGAAACAACAGGATATAACGAACGTCTAGAACAAAAACTTTCAAAGATTTTTGCTGGGGGGCAGCAAAAATATCACGACAAAATGAAAGAAAGCAATAAACTCTTTGTCCGTGATCGGTTGAAATTATTATTTGATGATGAAAACTACGCGGAAGATGGGCGTTTTGCTAATGTAGAGGCGGCTGACTTGCCAGCTGATGGCGTTGTCACAGCTATCGGTAAAGTAAACGGCGAAACAGTTTGTGTGATGGCGAATGATTCTACTGTTAAGGCAGGTTCTTGGGGTTCACGTACTGTTGAAAAAATTATTCGCATTCAAGAAACAGCAGAAAAAATGCAAGTACCGATGCTGTACTTAGTGGATTCTGCGGGTGCGCGTATTACAGATCAACTGGACATGTTCCCAAATCGCCGCGGTGCAGGTAAAATATTCCACAACCAAGTAAGAATGTCCGGCATGGTTCCACAAATATGTCTACTATTTGGTCCATCTGCTGCGGGTGGTGCCTATATTCCAGCTTTCTGTGACATCGTCATTATGGTTGAAGGCAACGCCTCTATGTACTTAGGATCACCGCGCATGGCGGAAAAAGTTATCGGTGAAAAAGTGTCGCTTGAAGAAATGGGTGGCGCCCGTATGCACTGTACGGTTAGTGGTGTGGGCGATGTTTTAGTGACAACTGAAGAAGAAGCCATTTCAGAAGCACGCCGCTACTTGACGAACTTCCCATCAAACTTTGCCATCAAGCCTGAAAAAATTGCGGCTAAAGCAGCGAAAGCAGGGCGATCGCTAGAAGCAATCATCCCAGAAAACCAAAATGCGCCGTTTGATATGTATGAACTGATTGATCAAGTAGTCGATGAAGGTAGCTTTTTTGATATTAAAAAATTATTTGCCGGTGAATTGATTACTGGTATCGCGCGTATTGACGGACAAGTTGTCGGTATTCTGGCCAACCAGCCAAAAGTAAAAGGTGGCGTATTATTCGGTGATTCTGCTGATAAAGGCGCTAAATTTATCAATCTTTGCGACGCGTTCTCGATTCCATTACTGTTCCTCGCTGATGTTCCTGGCTTTATGATTGGAACGAAAGTAGAACGTGCCGGTATTATTCGCCACGGCGCGAAGTTTATCGCTGCGATGAGTTCTGCAACTGTACCGAAAATTTCAGTTATTGTGCGAAAAGCATACGGAGCTGGTCTTTACGCGATGGCAGGTCCTGCATTCGAGCCGGACGTTTGTATCGCATTGCCAACAGCGCAAATTGCAGTAATGGGTCCGGAAGCGGCTGTAAACGCTGTTTATTCAAATAAAATTGAAGCCATTGAAGATCCAAAAGAACGACTTAAGTACGTTCAAGAAAAACACCAAGAATACAAAGAAGAAATCGATATTTATCGCTTGGCATCTGAAATGATTATCGACGAAATTGTGGCACCTTATCAATTGCGTTCAGTCCTTTCACAGCGTCTATCTTTTTACGAAACAAAAGATTTGCCGTTGCCATATCGAAAACATCCGATTTATCCTGTATAA
- a CDS encoding ketopantoate reductase family protein codes for MKFAIIGAGVTGLLTAYLLKKAGHEVQVISQQQEQVALINENGIIHGENRQQLTAYTDLEHIDSDAFVVLTSTYEELSPIVRLLKIRCASNKIIFLQQGMLFLEKAKTLSHRHIAAAILETDCVKLSDTEIHFDKTPQVTFGLVKGHVEEFQSLLKAASWKAIWVESVEAQLFENVLLASLIDPLTAMMKIQNGELVTNPHAYELFRNLYNELYLAFPEIESLQPIELVAASCAAEPNAISRMLADRLAGDPMEVEGLMLYVLNRTKLELPLFKSLYHLLKTVEVAK; via the coding sequence ATGAAATTTGCAATTATTGGAGCTGGAGTCACCGGATTGTTGACGGCTTATCTATTAAAAAAAGCCGGTCATGAAGTGCAAGTGATTTCGCAACAGCAAGAACAAGTGGCGTTGATTAATGAGAACGGAATTATACATGGTGAAAATCGTCAGCAACTGACCGCTTATACGGATCTCGAGCACATTGATTCGGATGCTTTTGTTGTGTTGACAAGCACTTACGAAGAGCTGTCACCGATAGTAAGATTGTTGAAAATTCGGTGTGCAAGCAATAAAATTATTTTTCTGCAACAAGGAATGCTGTTTTTAGAAAAAGCGAAAACTTTATCACATCGCCATATTGCAGCAGCAATTCTGGAAACGGATTGTGTCAAATTGAGTGACACTGAAATTCACTTTGACAAAACTCCACAAGTGACATTCGGATTAGTCAAAGGTCACGTGGAGGAATTCCAAAGTCTTCTAAAGGCGGCGAGTTGGAAAGCTATTTGGGTAGAAAGTGTGGAAGCGCAGCTATTTGAAAATGTGTTGCTTGCCAGTTTAATCGATCCACTAACAGCTATGATGAAAATTCAAAACGGTGAGCTGGTTACTAATCCCCATGCTTATGAGTTGTTTAGAAATCTATATAACGAACTTTATCTCGCATTTCCAGAAATTGAATCGTTACAACCTATTGAACTTGTAGCAGCGTCGTGTGCGGCAGAGCCTAATGCTATATCACGAATGCTGGCAGACCGTCTAGCGGGTGATCCAATGGAGGTTGAGGGATTGATGTTGTATGTGTTAAATCGGACGAAGTTGGAATTGCCACTCTTTAAATCTTTATATCATCTTTTGAAAACAGTTGAGGTAGCAAAATGA
- a CDS encoding DUF3397 family protein: MTIISTIGTVFLYIPFLLFAVIYFLSLKRRKRKALGLASDITTFVLFFSVPACVEILWGYSISAYIYFVALVLAIILLIIEWRTAKEIEIIPFFRKLWRTYFLLLASLYAVVWLIGLVTVIVKSI; encoded by the coding sequence ATGACGATAATATCTACAATTGGAACTGTTTTTCTTTATATTCCTTTTCTCCTTTTCGCTGTTATTTATTTTCTTTCACTGAAAAGAAGAAAAAGAAAAGCGTTAGGCTTAGCATCGGATATAACAACATTTGTCTTGTTTTTTTCCGTGCCGGCTTGTGTAGAAATTTTATGGGGATATTCTATCTCTGCGTATATTTATTTTGTGGCGCTAGTATTGGCCATTATTCTTTTAATCATTGAATGGAGAACTGCTAAGGAAATTGAAATCATTCCGTTTTTTCGAAAGCTATGGAGAACGTACTTTTTGCTGCTAGCTTCTCTTTACGCGGTCGTATGGCTGATTGGCCTAGTGACAGTTATTGTTAAATCAATTTAG
- the bshC gene encoding bacillithiol biosynthesis cysteine-adding enzyme BshC, with product MKVEEQYVEPTSKLMSDYINGQSSIRHYFSYDPQMASFPERLKKLQNHSVDRQKLAGIMRAYMGRSEMSKAAEHNVEYFEAGAPVVVTGQQAGILTGPLYTIHKAISVIMLAKQASHQLETPVVPLFWIAGEDHDLAEISHLYREVSGRVDKLNIPHAEYGKSSASAAKLNKSKTASFLEEYFRSMPETEHSKEIHDLAFGLLEQSISFTDFFASLLRYFFQEEGLLYIDAANEELRKYESPYFIKMIEQAAEITESVTAAEQSLVQDGYSAVIGTEKTAANLFITVKGERLLLERQNQEFVANNGAIRYTQQQLLEIAQHNPELLSNNVVTRPLMQEMVFPVLAFVGGPGEIAYWAALKDAFALFSMELPVIMPRLSLTLINRQTQRLLEKYELDFDAVVSDRQITVMRNNLMGSIREQKAEALIDELQQQIDEMYNKINQQFSSISKGLTPIVEKNLQLHSKQINFLKHKLQDEVILQNSIEFGHYTAIENELLPNDGFQERVYSPFVYMNQYGTGLVKDLLALPLCYDKNHKIIYI from the coding sequence ATGAAGGTAGAGGAACAATACGTAGAGCCAACGAGTAAACTAATGAGTGATTATATAAATGGGCAATCGTCAATCCGCCATTATTTTTCATACGATCCGCAAATGGCATCATTTCCTGAAAGATTGAAAAAACTGCAAAACCATTCTGTTGATCGCCAGAAACTAGCAGGCATTATGCGAGCTTATATGGGACGCAGTGAAATGTCTAAAGCAGCAGAACACAACGTAGAGTATTTTGAAGCCGGTGCACCAGTAGTGGTCACAGGACAACAAGCAGGTATTTTAACAGGACCTTTATATACGATACATAAAGCGATATCGGTCATCATGTTAGCAAAGCAAGCTTCACACCAATTAGAGACACCTGTAGTGCCGTTATTTTGGATTGCTGGTGAAGATCATGATTTGGCTGAAATTAGTCATCTGTACCGGGAAGTCAGTGGGCGAGTGGACAAATTGAATATCCCACACGCTGAATATGGCAAAAGCTCAGCGTCTGCTGCAAAGCTTAATAAATCTAAAACTGCTTCTTTTTTAGAAGAATATTTTCGCAGCATGCCCGAAACTGAGCATTCTAAAGAAATTCATGATTTGGCTTTTGGGTTATTGGAGCAGTCTATTTCCTTTACCGACTTTTTTGCGTCGCTTCTTCGCTATTTCTTCCAAGAAGAAGGATTGCTTTATATTGATGCTGCAAATGAAGAACTACGCAAATACGAATCTCCTTACTTTATAAAAATGATTGAACAGGCAGCTGAAATTACGGAATCGGTTACAGCAGCAGAACAATCATTGGTACAAGACGGTTACAGTGCAGTAATTGGAACAGAAAAAACGGCAGCCAATCTGTTTATTACGGTAAAAGGAGAGCGTCTATTACTAGAACGTCAAAATCAAGAGTTTGTCGCAAATAATGGCGCCATCCGCTATACTCAACAGCAGCTTTTGGAAATTGCTCAACACAATCCAGAACTTTTAAGCAATAACGTCGTAACGCGCCCGTTGATGCAGGAAATGGTCTTTCCGGTTTTGGCTTTTGTCGGAGGACCTGGTGAAATCGCTTATTGGGCGGCCTTAAAAGACGCTTTTGCATTGTTTAGTATGGAACTACCAGTCATTATGCCGCGCTTGAGTTTAACCTTGATAAATCGTCAAACACAGCGTTTGCTGGAGAAATACGAATTGGACTTTGATGCTGTCGTCAGCGATCGTCAAATTACTGTGATGAGAAATAATTTGATGGGATCGATTCGTGAGCAAAAAGCAGAAGCGTTAATTGACGAACTTCAACAACAGATTGACGAAATGTACAATAAAATCAATCAACAGTTTTCTTCAATCAGTAAAGGATTGACCCCAATCGTTGAAAAGAATTTACAGTTGCACAGTAAACAAATAAATTTCTTGAAGCATAAACTGCAAGATGAAGTGATACTTCAAAACAGTATTGAATTTGGTCATTACACCGCTATTGAAAACGAACTATTACCTAACGATGGATTTCAAGAACGCGTGTACAGTCCATTTGTTTACATGAATCAGTATGGAACTGGGCTTGTGAAAGATCTTTTAGCACTTCCGCTCTGTTATGACAAAAATCATAAGATTATTTATATTTGA
- the mraZ gene encoding division/cell wall cluster transcriptional repressor MraZ: MFMGEYQHSVDAKGRLIVPAKFREQLGDSFVITRGLDQCLFGYTMDEWQKIEEKLKELPVTKKDARAFTRFFFSGATEVELDKQGRVNIPTTLISHAKLEKECIILGVSNRFEIWAKDSWESYFAESEDSFNEIAENLTDFDF; encoded by the coding sequence ATGTTCATGGGCGAATATCAACATAGCGTTGATGCAAAGGGACGGCTAATTGTGCCAGCCAAGTTTCGTGAACAGTTAGGTGACAGTTTTGTCATCACCCGCGGCCTGGATCAATGCTTATTTGGCTACACGATGGACGAATGGCAGAAAATTGAAGAAAAGCTTAAAGAGTTGCCAGTCACTAAAAAAGACGCTCGTGCTTTTACACGGTTCTTTTTCTCAGGCGCTACAGAAGTGGAACTTGATAAGCAAGGACGCGTCAATATACCGACAACCTTAATTTCTCATGCTAAACTTGAAAAAGAATGCATTATCTTAGGTGTCTCCAATCGTTTTGAAATATGGGCAAAAGATTCATGGGAAAGCTATTTTGCAGAATCCGAAGATTCCTTTAATGAAATCGCGGAAAATTTAACTGATTTTGACTTTTAA
- the rsmH gene encoding 16S rRNA (cytosine(1402)-N(4))-methyltransferase RsmH, with protein MFNHTTVLLHETVDGLNVRPDGIYVDCTLGGAGHSEYLVQQLSDQGHLYCFDQDATAIAHAKEKLQDYLHRITFIHANFKFLKEELEMRGVEKVDGILYDLGVSSPQLDTPERGFSYHNDAPLDMRMDQSAELSAYHVVNEWSFEDLVRIFHRYGEEKFSKQIVRKIEAAREKQPIETTGQLVECIKEGIPAFARRKGGHPAKRVFQAIRIAVNDELGAAETSLQDAVNVLSIGGRISVITFHSLEDRLCKAIFKEASSLPELPPNLPVIPEGMEPILKLITRKPILPSEEELAHNNRSRSAKLRIAEKINE; from the coding sequence TTGTTCAATCACACCACGGTTTTACTGCATGAAACTGTCGATGGTCTGAACGTTCGTCCTGATGGCATATATGTGGATTGTACGCTGGGCGGAGCAGGACACAGCGAATATTTGGTTCAGCAATTATCTGACCAAGGTCATTTATATTGTTTCGATCAAGACGCAACGGCAATAGCTCATGCAAAAGAAAAACTACAAGATTATTTACATAGAATCACCTTTATCCATGCCAACTTTAAGTTTTTAAAAGAAGAATTGGAAATGCGTGGAGTGGAAAAAGTCGATGGCATACTTTATGACTTAGGCGTCTCTTCTCCACAATTGGATACACCAGAGCGAGGCTTTAGTTACCATAATGATGCGCCTCTGGATATGCGAATGGATCAAAGTGCTGAACTTAGCGCTTATCATGTAGTAAATGAATGGTCTTTCGAAGATTTAGTAAGAATTTTCCATCGCTATGGTGAAGAAAAATTTTCTAAACAAATCGTACGCAAAATCGAAGCTGCAAGAGAAAAGCAACCCATTGAAACAACTGGCCAATTGGTCGAATGCATCAAAGAAGGCATTCCTGCTTTTGCTCGTCGCAAGGGCGGTCATCCTGCAAAACGTGTATTTCAAGCCATTCGTATCGCAGTGAACGATGAACTTGGCGCTGCTGAAACTTCTCTGCAGGACGCAGTCAATGTTCTTTCAATCGGTGGAAGAATTAGTGTTATCACTTTTCATTCACTTGAAGATCGACTGTGTAAAGCCATATTTAAAGAAGCATCTTCACTTCCTGAATTGCCGCCGAATTTACCGGTAATTCCAGAAGGAATGGAGCCAATCCTAAAACTTATTACTAGAAAACCTATACTGCCTTCAGAAGAAGAGCTAGCACATAATAATCGATCAAGGTCCGCTAAATTACGGATTGCAGAAAAAATAAACGAGTAA
- the ftsL gene encoding cell division protein FtsL translates to MALNARTEIYIQQPATPQNPSQQPARKKSLITKGEKILYSTFITVCIMCALLVLQNQSTIQASTQEIQTIEQSVNEKTKQNTDLSVQVSELSSYERIWSKAKELGLKLNEQNVKVVPGQ, encoded by the coding sequence ATGGCACTGAATGCAAGAACTGAAATTTATATCCAACAGCCGGCCACTCCTCAAAATCCGAGTCAGCAACCGGCAAGAAAAAAAAGCTTAATTACTAAAGGTGAAAAAATTTTATATTCGACTTTTATAACAGTTTGTATTATGTGTGCATTGCTGGTTTTGCAGAATCAGTCAACGATTCAAGCGTCAACTCAAGAAATTCAAACAATTGAACAATCAGTCAATGAAAAAACGAAGCAAAACACAGATTTGTCGGTACAGGTGAGCGAATTATCTTCCTATGAGCGCATTTGGTCAAAAGCAAAAGAACTTGGCCTTAAGTTAAATGAGCAAAATGTAAAGGTAGTGCCTGGACAATGA